In the Apteryx mantelli isolate bAptMan1 chromosome 26, bAptMan1.hap1, whole genome shotgun sequence genome, GCTCTctgctccatcccttccctcctgcctcaTCCTGTCCCCTTAAATCTCCAGTCTCCCAACGCTCTCGCTCTTTCCCGCATGCTCCCCATTTCTCCTTCTCCCCCGATGGCCAAGCTTTGAGCCTTGTGGAAACACCTCTCCCTTCTCCACCCCTTGCACTGGTGGTTTTGGGGCGGTTTTGTGGATTTAACACCCCCCCCCGGGGAGGCAGTGGCCAGGTTTCGTGGCTCTGGGGCTCGTGCCTTCTCCCCAGCAATGAGATTTTAAGGTGACGATCGCGACGTCCTTCCCGGTTCCCGCTCGCATCCGGCGCTTGGGACTTGCCCGGCCCCAATTCGGCGTGTTTTGGACCCTGTCGCCTTGCAAACCCGAAAGCTCGAGGCGGCTGCAGCTCGGGGGGACGAGGCGGGTTGGGGCGGTGCGGGAAGAGCCCGTCCGTTCCCGTCTCCCGTGCGCTCTCCGAATAAGCCTGTTTTGTCTGTTTGGTTTCCCTAGAAATTCAAGATTACTACGACTATCACGGTAAGTGcctccgcggcgggcagcgccgtcTCGAAAACGCTGGGAGAACCCGAGATTCCTCCGGGATTTCCCCGGGAAGGGATGCTCTCCCCGGCCACCCTTTGCTTCGGCTCCAGCAGGGAAACCCCAGCGCAGCGGGTTGCTTGCTGCcatctcccttttccccctctcattCCTGGCTCTTGGGCACCGGCAGAAACAGCCAGAAAGCCAAAACCCACCCAAAAAAGTCCCCCGGGGCAGCGGCAACCTCCACGGCGCCCTCCGTCTTTGCCCCGTCCTTGATCCCCAGCTCCAAACCCAGGCGAGCGCGGGTGGGACGGGCGTCAGCGCCGCGGCTCTCACTTGCAGATGTGACCCCCCGCACCCCCGAGGAGCAGTTTCGGTACCAGTCGCAGCAGCAATCCCAGCAGGAGATCGTGCCGGCGCCCACCCCAGgtgagcggcggccgcggggggcacgggggggaaAGGGGCAGGCAGCCGCAGCCGCGGTTTTGCAGCCGGTGGTTTTGCAGCCGCGGTTTTGCAGCTGCGGTTTTGCAGTGCTGGTTTTGCAGCCGCAGTTTTGCAGCCACGTTTTTGCAGCCGGTGGTTTTGCAGCCGCAGTTTTGCAGCCATAGTTTCGCAGGTGCAGTTTTGCAGCCGTGGTTTTGCAGCCATAGTTTTGCAGCTGATGATTTTGTGGCCATAGTTTTGCAGCCGTGGTTTTGCAGCTGGTGGTTTTGCAGCCACAGTTTTGCAGTTGCGGTTTTGCAGCCATGGTTTTGCAGACGGTGGTTTTGCAGCCACAGTTTTGCAGTCGCCGGTTTTGCAGCCGCCGGTTTTGCAGCCACGTTTTTGCAGCCGGTGGTTTTGCAGCCGCAGTTTTGCAGCCATAGTTTCGCAGGTGCAGTTTTGCAGCTGCAGTTTTGCAACCATGGTTTTGCAGCCATAGTTTTGCAGCTGATGATTTTGTGGCCGTAGTTTTGCAGCTGCGGTTTTGCAGCCGGCAGTTTTGCAGCTGAGGTTTTGCAGCCGCCGGTTTTGCGGCCACGGTTTTGCAGCCAGCGGCTGCATCCCCTGTGCCGCATCCCTAACTTTGCTCTCCCTACAGCCGCTGTCCCTGAGACCGAGCCAACGGAGCCGGGACCTCTCGGTGAGTGCCCGTCTCGCTCCTCTCTCGGGGCCTGTGTGCAGGGAAAGCTGCCAGCCGAGCTTACAGGTTTTGGCTGCTCGCCGCTGCGCTGGTCCAAGGCAAACACAGCTCAGCCGCTCACGGCGCGGCATTTCCACGCTGGAAGGCGGCAGAGAAAGCTCAGTTTTCCGcctgctccccctgctccccacccGCCTCgacaggaaaaaaagtgaagaaaaaaaaaatggggggggggggaaaaatcacaTCATTTTCCCCATTTAACCGTTCCGCGAAACACCTGGGCCTTGGCtgcagccagggatgctggcgGCGCTCCGGGTCCGTCGCGCTGGGAGCCGACGCTGCCCGGCGCCCGCTCGGCCCCGGGGAGGTTTTTCCGTCCTGCCTTTCGGCCCGGCGGCGGATGCAGCCGCTGCTGCGTTTTGCCTGTGGGTTAAAGCCGAATTAACGCTGCCGCTAACCGCGGCTCCGGGAGACTCGGCTCCTCCAGCCCCTCCGGGGTGGGAAAGCCGCCGCGTTTTGCAGCCGTCGGACCCTCGCGCGGGCGCCCGCTCTCGTTGCAGACTGCCGGGAGGAGCAGTACCCCTGCACCAGGCTCTACTCGGTCCACAAGCCCTGCAAGCAGTGCCTGAACGAGATCTGCTTTTACAGGTGAGCGTGGCGGCTTGCCCCCCGTCCCCCTCCCGTGccggcgtttttttttttttggggaaTAACTCACTGCCTTTCCTCCCGCAGCCTGCGCCGGGTTTACGTGATCAACAAGGAGATCTGCGTCCGCACTGTGTGCGCCCACGAGGAGCTGCTGCGAGGTGAGTGGGTTTTTCCCGCGCTCCGCCGAGCCGAAAAGCAAAGCGAGCCCCCTTTTTTAtcgggattgggggggggggggttgcttttaATCCTTACGGAGTTTCTCGGCTTTCCCCCGTTCCACCGCAGCCGACCTCTGCCGCGACAAGTTCTCCAAGTGCGGGGTGATGGCCACCAGCGGCCTCTGCCAGACCGTGGTCGCCTCCTGCGCTCGAAGCTGCGGCGGCTGCTGAACCAACCCcttcacccccccaccccaaaaaaaaccccaacccatcccctccgccggcccggccggggccgcgACGCCACCAGGAACCAGCCTTGCCCCGTGCCGCCCCGTCCCCTCCTCGCTGTGGGTCGACGGcgtcgccttcctcctcctcctcctcctcctcctcctcctcctcaccgtGGTG is a window encoding:
- the MFAP2 gene encoding microfibrillar-associated protein 2 isoform X1 encodes the protein MRAVRLFLLCLPAALLVQGQYGRFEGITYPEPVQYSQYDQQSEIQDYYDYHDVTPRTPEEQFRYQSQQQSQQEIVPAPTPAAVPETEPTEPGPLDCREEQYPCTRLYSVHKPCKQCLNEICFYSLRRVYVINKEICVRTVCAHEELLRADLCRDKFSKCGVMATSGLCQTVVASCARSCGGC
- the MFAP2 gene encoding microfibrillar-associated protein 2 isoform X2, producing the protein MRAVRLFLLCLPALLVQGQYGRFEGITYPEPVQYSQYDQQSEIQDYYDYHDVTPRTPEEQFRYQSQQQSQQEIVPAPTPAAVPETEPTEPGPLDCREEQYPCTRLYSVHKPCKQCLNEICFYSLRRVYVINKEICVRTVCAHEELLRADLCRDKFSKCGVMATSGLCQTVVASCARSCGGC